One Pieris brassicae chromosome 11, ilPieBrab1.1, whole genome shotgun sequence DNA window includes the following coding sequences:
- the LOC123716397 gene encoding hemicentin-2-like, giving the protein MAPALLVALLAALLSPSTQKSGVDWETATSSFGVGQLRIGDPSEAEAAAAEAALAAENAPAWRELWQASLEALRREPELNATAETVRAQLGSVAFLHCPVRHLAERQVSWVRRRDWHIISSGAFVYTNDERFQVLHREGSEDWVLQIKYVQKRDNGTYECQVSSSSGALSRQVHLQVVVPEALILGAEELHVDSGSAVRLVCLIENSPEPPQYVFWYHNARMINYDAARGVSVQTAAATRGARTQSSLSVHRARPDHSGNYSCRAPNAEPAHIYLYVSEGSDKMAATLSRSAAATNYSETTLAVLLCVAVAAVLGCPKRLHRC; this is encoded by the exons ATGGCGCCAGCACTGCTCGTCGCGCTGCTCGCCGCGCTTCTTTCGCCCTCTACAC AAAAAAGCGGCGTGGATTGGGAAACGGCGACTTCCAGCTTCGGCGTAGGTCAATTGCGGATAGGAGACCCGAGTGAAGCTGAAGCAGCAGCAGCGGAGGCTGCTCTAGCAGCGGAGAATGCACCCGCGTGGCGTGAGCTATGGCAAGCTTCGTTGGAAGCCTTGCGGCGTGAGCCTGAGCTTAATGCCACAGCCGAAACAGTACGCGCACAACTTGGCTCTGTAGCTTTTTTGCACTGCCCGGTGCGACACCTCGCTGAACGACAGGTGTCTTGGGTGCGTCGACGTGACTGGCACATCATTAGCTCCGGTGCGTTTGTGTACACCAACGACGAGCGTTTTCAGGTGCTGCATCGCGAAGGTTCGGAGGACTGGGTGCTGCAGATCAAATACGTACAAAAGCGAGATAATGGCACGTATGAATGCCAGGTTTCATCCAGCAGCGGTGCACTGTCGCGGCAGGTGCATCTTCAAGTGGTGGTGCCCGAGGCACTGATTTTGGGAGCGGAGGAGCTGCATGTAGATTCAGGTTCGGCAGTGCGGCTTGTGTGCCTCATCGAAAATAGCCCCGAGCCGCCGCAGTACGTGTTTTGGTACCACAACGCCAGAATGATTAACTATGACGCAGCGCGTGGCGTATCAGTACAAACGGCCGCAGCAACACGTGGTGCGCGTACGCAATCATCGCTCAGTGTACACCGCGCGCGTCCCGATCACTCTGGCAATTACTCCTGTCGGGCGCCCAATGCCGAGCCCGCTCACATCTACCTCTATGTCTCCGAAGGCa gtGACAAAATGGCAGCGACACTGTCTCGCAGTGCGGCTGCTACTAACTACAGCGAAACCACACTTGCCGTACTATTGTGCGTCGCAGTTGCAGCAGTGCTCGGTTGCCCGAAACGACTTCACCGTTGCTAG